Genomic DNA from Deltaproteobacteria bacterium:
CTTGTAAAGGCTTTGCTGGAGGGATCAAAAACGAAGTTGGTAAATACGTTTCCTGAAAAGGTAGTCCTGGAAAGTATTAAAATAGATGATAAGCAAACAGCATATGTCAGTTTCGATAAAAATCTCATCAAGTTCCATCCGGGTGGCAGTGCCAGCGAAATGGCAACAATATATTCACTGACCAACACGTTGACACGAAATATCAGTGATATTAAAAGAGTGAAATTCCTGGTTGACGGGAAGGATGTGGAATCTATTAAAGGACATATTGATACAAGGCAACCATTTAATATGAATAAGGATTTGTTGGCGCCGGGTTCAAAAGAAGGATAATGCCGGGGAAAGGGCAAACTCCTCTCGGGAATAAGTCTATGGCTTCAAAAACAAAACTTTCAAGAACAAGAAATATTGGGATCGTAGCCCATATAGATGCCGGTAAAACTACCGTGACAGAGAGAATCCTCTTCTATACGGGGAGATTATATAAGATGGGTGAGGTTCATGATGGTGAAGCTGTTATGGACTGGATGCCTCAAGAACAGGAAAGAGGGATAACAATCACTTCAGCCGTTACAGCCTGCACCTGGGATAATAATGAAATCCAGATTATTGATACACCCGGTCATGTAGATTTTACCATGGAGGTCGAGCGGTGCCTCAGAGTTCTGGATGGTGCGGTAGTTGTGTTTTGTGCAGTCGGTGGCGTTGAACCACAATCAGAAACCGTC
This window encodes:
- a CDS encoding GerMN domain-containing protein, producing the protein MVTKRKRRTEEIKGKKKKKRMKKSLLFVIITTIVVCLILFFVILFEYVFPPTKNNVAKKEKYEVVLYFSDANERFLVPEKRFIPKEESTEGKARELVKALLEGSKTKLVNTFPEKVVLESIKIDDKQTAYVSFDKNLIKFHPGGSASEMATIYSLTNTLTRNISDIKRVKFLVDGKDVESIKGHIDTRQPFNMNKDLLAPGSKEG